Below is a genomic region from Campylobacter showae CSUNSWCD.
TTAAGCTTGGCTACCACAAGGCTGCTAAAATGGCTGAAATTTCGCTCTGGGCGCAGACTTGGGCTGTGACTGATCTAAGCGATGATGAGATGAAAGCCGTACATTTAAAGCCATATCACGACCTACAAAAGGCTATAGATGAGGCACTAGCACAAAAAGGTGCAAACGCAAAAATAATCATCTTGCCGTTTGGCTCTATGACTGTGCCTAAGGTTTAAGCTTGGCTAAAATTTTATATTATGACGCAAGCTGTGGCATCAGCGGTGATATGAATTTAGCTGCTCTTGTTGGGCTTGGCGTGGATTTTGACTATCTTTGCTCTGAGCTAGAGAAGTTAAATTTGAGCGGAGAATTTCGCCTGGAGCGAAAAAATGTAGTAAAAAACGGCATTGCTGCGACCAAAATAGACGTTGTCTTGCTAAATTCGCAACCTCACGCTAGAAGCTACGCTGATATCAAGCAAATTTTAGCTAGCTCAAATTTGAGCGAATTTTGCAAGAAAAAGGCCGCTGCGATATTTCATGTGATCGCGCAGGCTGAGGCAAAGGTGCATGCAGTTAGCATCGATGAGGTGCATTTTCATGAGGTTGGAGCGGTTGATAGCATAGTAGATGTCGTAGGGGCCGCGATCTGCCTTGAGTATCTATATAAAAATTTTGGCATTTCAAGAGTTTTTAGCTCAAAGATCGAGCTTGGCGGTGGCGTAGCAAAGTGCGACCACGGCACTCTAAATGTCCCAGCGCCTGCCGTTTGTGAAATTTTAAAGGGCGTGCCTGTAAGTCTTGGCAGAGCAAATTTTGAGATGACTACACCAACAGGTGCGGCGATACTAAAAGCATGCGTAGATGAGTTTGTAAGCGATATAAATTTCAAAATAGAAAAAGTAGCTTATGGAGCTGGTGAAAAGAACGCTCCAAATTTTGCAAATGCCCTTCGCGCGATGATCTGCGAGGTGGATGAGAGCCAAAATTTGGTGCAAAAAATGATATCTACAAACATAGATGACATGGACGCGGAAAGCTTTGCCTTTGCATGTGAAATTTTACGTGAAAATGGCGCTCTAGACGTCTTTAGCCACTCTATCTATATGAAAAAAGGGCGCATCGGCTTTGAGCTAAATGTCTTGTGCCGCAACGAAGATGCGAAAAAGATAAAAGAGCTTATATTTACGCACACGACGGCTATCGGCGTTCGTGAGATAGATGTCATAAAAACCGAGCTAAAGCGAAAATTTGTAAGTGTTGAGACGAAATTTGGCGATATAAGACTAAAAATTTCAGGCGATGATGAAAAGGTAAAGCCTGAGTTTGAAGAGTGCAAAAGCGCTGCACTTGCGCATAAAACATCAATATTTCAGGTAAAAAAAGAAATTTTTAAAAAGTATGACGAAGTTAGAAATTCTAAAAAATGATATAAAAAAGCTAGGAAATTTAGCCATTGCTTTTAGCGGCGGCGTGGATAGCTCGCTACTGCTAAAGGTCGCTGCGGACGTGCTTGGCGAAAATACGCTAGCACTCACGGTAAAATCGCCCTACATGTCTTTGCGAGAGATAGACGAGGCGGTAGAATTTGCTAAATTTTATGGCATCAGGCACGAGATATTTGAGGTAGGCATCGCTGATGAGATCAAGCTCAATCCGCAAAATCGCTGTTATCTTTGCAAAAAAGCAGTTTTTTCAAGGCTTCTTGCGCGCGCAAATGAGCTAGGTTTTACAAATTTGGCTGACGGCACAAACAAAGATGATCTTGGCGAATATCGCCCAGGGCTTAAGGCAAAAGAAGAGCTTGGCGTGCTTTCTCCGCTTTTAAATTTGAGCAAATTTGAGATCCGCGAACTCTCACGTGAGCTAAATTTAGCAACTGCTGAAAAGCCAAGCTATGCATGCTTGCTAACTCGTTTGCCGCATGAAAAAGAGATAAGCATAGATGAGCTAAATTTAGTAGAGGCGGCTGAAAATTTACTGATAAAAAGTGGCTACGCAAATGTGCGAGCAAGGCTTGATGATAAAAAAATGAAGCTGCAAATGCCATTTTCTAGCATGCAAAGCTTTTTAAACGATGTGAAATTTAAGTCTATCGTTAAAGAGCTAGTAGCACTTGGCGCAGCAGAGGTGATGCTTGATCTAAAGGGGCTTAGAGAGGATGTTTTGGCATGAGCGAGGCTGAAATTTTAGAATTTATCGCCAGTATAAAAAATGGCAAGATGAGCGAGCAAGATGCGCTAAAGTATCTAAAAAACTATCCATTTAATGACATCGGATGCGCCAAGATCGACACTCAGCGTGCTTTGCGAAATGGTACTGGTGAGGTGATATATGGGGCAAATAAAACAGATGATGAAATTTTGCAAATTGCTAGTGCGATCGGCGAAAAAAATGAAAATATCCTAATCACAAGAACAAATGAGAATGTTTTTGAACGCATACGTGAGATCTTTCCGCAGGCAAATTTTAATGCTCGTGGCAGGGTGATTAGCGTCAAATTTAAAGAACTAGCACCCACAAAAAGCTACATCTCGATAGTCTCTGCCGGAACTGCCGATGGTGCAGTCGTGGAGGAGGCCTATGAGACGGCAAAATTCTTAGGCAACGATGTGAGAAAATTTACCGATGTTGGCGTGGCAGGACTACATAGGCTGATAGCAAAGATCGACGAGATACGTGGTGCAAAGGTCGTCATCGCCGTTGCTGGCATGGAGGGCGCACTTGCTAGCGTATTAGCAGGCCTCGTGAGCGTGCCGGTGATCGCGGTGCCCACCAGCGTGGGATACGGAGCGAGCTTTGGCGGGCTGGCGGCGCTGCTAGCGATGCTAAACAGCTGCGCAAACGGCGTGAGCGTCGTAAATATAGACAACGGCTTTGGCGCCGCGTATAACGCGAGCCTGATAAATCATCTTTAAATTTACGCCGCCGCGCGGGTCAAATTTAAAAGCTAAATTTAAAAGGAAAGCGTTGCGAGAGGAAAATTTAAACAAGCAAAAGGCTAGGCCGAAGTACGCTAAAAAGCTCGTGCAAAAGGCGAAAACAAAGCAAAGCGCGCGAACGAGGCTAGCGTTTTTAGCCGCGGCGGTCCTGATTTTAGCGGTAGAAATTTATATCGCGATCTGCGTGAAGGGCGGTTTCGTGCGCCACTACGCGGGCGATGTTTTGGCCGTTATCTTGCTTTATGCTTTGGCTCGGGCTGCATTTAGCACGCCGCCGTCAAATTTGCCGCTTAAAATTTTCGCGTTTGCGGCAGCTTTGGAGCTTGCGCAGTATTATGGCGTGGTGCAAATTTTAGGCATAGAAAATAAAATTTTAAAAGTAATGATCGGCGGGACGTTTGATTTTGCCGATTTGCTCTGCTATGCTGCAGGCTGCGTCCTAGCGGGCGTCTATGAAAAATTTGAAAAAAGGAGAAGCGATGGATAAACAAAAAGCCGTGCAAAAGATGACCGAGGTCATGGCTAAATTCGTCGGCTACACGGGCAAGGTGTTGCCCGACGACGTAACTACGAAGCTGCGGGAGCTTAGCGAGCGCGAGACGCAGCCACTAGCGAAGGAGATCTACGAAACGATGTTTGAAAACCAGCGCCTGGCTAAGCAGCTAGACCGTCCGTCCTGTCAGGATACGGGCGTGATCCAGTTTTTCGTGCGTTGCGGCGCGAACTTCCCGCTCATAGGCGAGCTTGAGGAGCTACTACGAGAGGCTGTACTGAGGGCGACGCGCGAGGCTCCGCTGCGCCATAACAGCGTCGAGACGTTTGACGAGTACAACACCGGCAAAAACGTCGGCAAGGGCACGCCGAGCGTCTTTTGGGAGATCGTGTCAGATAGCGGCGAGTGCGAGATCCACACCTATATGGCGGGCGGCGGCTGTAGCCTGCCCGGCAAGGCAACCGTGCTGATGCCGGGGATGGGCTACGAGGGAGTCGTAAAATTCGTCATGGATATAATGACGAGCTACGGCATAAACGCCTGTCCTCCGCTGCTAGTGGGCGTAGGCGTGGGCACCTCGATCGACGTGGCATCCTTGCTATCTAAAAAAGCGCTGATGAGGCCGCTTGGCTCGCAAAACCCAAACGAGCGCGCCGCGCTAACCGAAAAGCTACTCGAAGAGGGCATAAATAAAATCGGCCTGGGCCCGCAAGGCATGAGCGGCGCAAGCTCTGTGATGGGCGTGCATATCGAAAACTGCGCCCGCCACCCCAGCGTCATCGCCGTCGCCGTAAACGTGGGCTGCTGGTCGCACCGCAAAGGCCACATCGTCTGGGACGCGGGGCTAAATTTTGCCGTAAAATCGCACAAGGAGTTCGCGCTATGAGTAAGAAAATTTTAACCACGCCGATCAAGGCCGAGGATCTGGCCGACATCAAAATCGGCGACGTGATATACCTCAGCGGGCACATCGTCACCTGCCGCGACGTGCCGCACAGACGCGTCGTGCAGGAGGGTCGCGACCTACCGCTAAATATAGCAGGCGGCGCGATCCTGCACGCTGGACCGATCATCAGAAAAACGGGCGATAAAAGCTTTGAGATGGTCTCGGTGGGGCCGACTACCAGCATGCGAATGGAGAAATTTGAGCGCGAGTTTATCGCTAAAACGGGCGTGCGCCTGATCGTGGGCAAAGGCGGTATGGGCGAGGTCACGATGAGCGGCTGCAAGGAGTTTGGCGCGATACACTGCGTATTTCCGGCAGGCTGCGCGGTGGTGGCCGCGACGCAGGTCGAGCAGATCGAAAGCGCGGACTGGACGGAGCTTGGGATGCCTGAGACGCTGTGGAAGTGCCGCGTGAAGGAGTTTGGTCCGCTCATCGTCTCGATCGATGCGCACGGAAACAATCTTTTCGAGCAGAACAAGGTCAAATTTAACGAGAAAAAGGATGCGGCGCTGGCTGAAATTTTACCGCAGGTCGGGTTTATAAAGTAGTTAAATTTGAGCGACTTGCGCAAAACGCGCATACGCGGTTTTGCGTTTTATAAATTTACTCTAAAAAGAGAGCTTTGATGAGTTATTTTACATGCCTTGCTTGCTAATCCGCCTTGGCTTAGAAGCGCAAAACGGATTATGCTCGTAGTATCATTTAAATCAGCACGAAAACTAGCTTTTGGATATTGTTGTTTGCGTATGTCTAGAAAAATTTATGCCAAAACGGATTTTTTCGGTAAAATTTACTCAGCCGCAGTATAAAAGTATAAAAATTAAAAGGATAAAAATGAAAAATTTATTTTATGCAACATTCGCTGTTTTGCTTGTTTTTACGGCAGCTAGCCGAGCTGAGGAATTTGATGCCAAACAAAAAGAGCTTTTTGCTAAGCAGTTCAATAAATACGCAAATCTCTGCCAACAAAAAGACGCCCTAGCCTGCGAACAAATTTTTTCGATGCATAAAGAAGGCGAGATAGAAAACGACGAAAAAATTATGCAAGAATCAATGGAAAATCTAGATAAATTATGCGCCGAAAAAAATTTAAACGCCTGCTTGATACTAGGTAACATCTACTCAATAAACAAAAAGTACAAAGACTTTGAAAAAGCGGCTAAAATTTTAAGCCCGATGTGCGAAAGCGGGAATCAAGACGCCTGCGCGCTTTACGGAGGCGTATTTAGAGAAAAAGGAGAGTCAAAGCGAGCCGTGGAGCTTTTTAATCAAGCATGCGATAAAGGCTCCGCTCGCGGATGCGATCTTCTTGGTCGTTACTACTACAGGGAAGATATGGAGCAGGCGTATTTCTATACGAAACAAGCTTGTGCAATGAACGAGAAAATGTGCTATGGACATGGACTCGTACTACGAGAAGCGGGCGAATACATTGACGCGTTTTATGCTTTCGAGAAATCCTGCTATAGCCAAAAATATAATATTATCTCTTGCCTGATGGCGGATTTAACCTATCAGCATAGCATAGTAGCAAGTCTTATTGAAGCACCAAGAAA
It encodes:
- the larC gene encoding nickel pincer cofactor biosynthesis protein LarC → MAKILYYDASCGISGDMNLAALVGLGVDFDYLCSELEKLNLSGEFRLERKNVVKNGIAATKIDVVLLNSQPHARSYADIKQILASSNLSEFCKKKAAAIFHVIAQAEAKVHAVSIDEVHFHEVGAVDSIVDVVGAAICLEYLYKNFGISRVFSSKIELGGGVAKCDHGTLNVPAPAVCEILKGVPVSLGRANFEMTTPTGAAILKACVDEFVSDINFKIEKVAYGAGEKNAPNFANALRAMICEVDESQNLVQKMISTNIDDMDAESFAFACEILRENGALDVFSHSIYMKKGRIGFELNVLCRNEDAKKIKELIFTHTTAIGVREIDVIKTELKRKFVSVETKFGDIRLKISGDDEKVKPEFEECKSAALAHKTSIFQVKKEIFKKYDEVRNSKK
- the larE gene encoding ATP-dependent sacrificial sulfur transferase LarE; amino-acid sequence: MTKLEILKNDIKKLGNLAIAFSGGVDSSLLLKVAADVLGENTLALTVKSPYMSLREIDEAVEFAKFYGIRHEIFEVGIADEIKLNPQNRCYLCKKAVFSRLLARANELGFTNLADGTNKDDLGEYRPGLKAKEELGVLSPLLNLSKFEIRELSRELNLATAEKPSYACLLTRLPHEKEISIDELNLVEAAENLLIKSGYANVRARLDDKKMKLQMPFSSMQSFLNDVKFKSIVKELVALGAAEVMLDLKGLREDVLA
- the larB gene encoding nickel pincer cofactor biosynthesis protein LarB gives rise to the protein MSEAEILEFIASIKNGKMSEQDALKYLKNYPFNDIGCAKIDTQRALRNGTGEVIYGANKTDDEILQIASAIGEKNENILITRTNENVFERIREIFPQANFNARGRVISVKFKELAPTKSYISIVSAGTADGAVVEEAYETAKFLGNDVRKFTDVGVAGLHRLIAKIDEIRGAKVVIAVAGMEGALASVLAGLVSVPVIAVPTSVGYGASFGGLAALLAMLNSCANGVSVVNIDNGFGAAYNASLINHL
- a CDS encoding DUF2809 domain-containing protein yields the protein MREENLNKQKARPKYAKKLVQKAKTKQSARTRLAFLAAAVLILAVEIYIAICVKGGFVRHYAGDVLAVILLYALARAAFSTPPSNLPLKIFAFAAALELAQYYGVVQILGIENKILKVMIGGTFDFADLLCYAAGCVLAGVYEKFEKRRSDG
- the ttdA gene encoding L(+)-tartrate dehydratase subunit alpha; protein product: MDKQKAVQKMTEVMAKFVGYTGKVLPDDVTTKLRELSERETQPLAKEIYETMFENQRLAKQLDRPSCQDTGVIQFFVRCGANFPLIGELEELLREAVLRATREAPLRHNSVETFDEYNTGKNVGKGTPSVFWEIVSDSGECEIHTYMAGGGCSLPGKATVLMPGMGYEGVVKFVMDIMTSYGINACPPLLVGVGVGTSIDVASLLSKKALMRPLGSQNPNERAALTEKLLEEGINKIGLGPQGMSGASSVMGVHIENCARHPSVIAVAVNVGCWSHRKGHIVWDAGLNFAVKSHKEFAL
- the ttdB gene encoding L(+)-tartrate dehydratase subunit beta — translated: MSKKILTTPIKAEDLADIKIGDVIYLSGHIVTCRDVPHRRVVQEGRDLPLNIAGGAILHAGPIIRKTGDKSFEMVSVGPTTSMRMEKFEREFIAKTGVRLIVGKGGMGEVTMSGCKEFGAIHCVFPAGCAVVAATQVEQIESADWTELGMPETLWKCRVKEFGPLIVSIDAHGNNLFEQNKVKFNEKKDAALAEILPQVGFIK
- a CDS encoding tetratricopeptide repeat protein, translating into MKNLFYATFAVLLVFTAASRAEEFDAKQKELFAKQFNKYANLCQQKDALACEQIFSMHKEGEIENDEKIMQESMENLDKLCAEKNLNACLILGNIYSINKKYKDFEKAAKILSPMCESGNQDACALYGGVFREKGESKRAVELFNQACDKGSARGCDLLGRYYYREDMEQAYFYTKQACAMNEKMCYGHGLVLREAGEYIDAFYAFEKSCYSQKYNIISCLMADLTYQHSIVASLIEAPRKLYIKLCKQAPYMKNDFCKKAKNTPPSRTFLPVTKP